CTGCCCTGCTGCATCGCCCCGGCAGAAAGCGGTGTTAGGAGGAGCACAAGAAAAAACAGGGCTCCTATACTCCGCTTTGTGCCATGATTCGTATGGTTCTGAAAAGACAGCATCATTCCTCCATTATAGCCTGTCTTCCTCGAAAATCTCAAGTGAAAGATGAACTTCTCAGATGTCCCCCATCTTGCTGAGGAGCATCCCATATACTCCTCCCCCCTAAGGTTCAATGCTATTAAGAGGTAGCGGAGTTCATGCCCGGAGTTCAGGGCAGCACTTTTCCCCCTCGCCCCTGAAGGGGAGAGGCTGGGTGGGGAATAATGGTTATTACCAACTTTTCTCTCGAGAAAAGGTAAATGGGGAGCATCTGGGGAAATGGCTGCAAAAATGACAACCTGGCAGTGACACTCAGGCGAACACGGCAGCTCCGCCCCCGCAAGATTCTCACATGCTGATTTGCAGCCTTTGGATATTTCTGGCCAGGCCGGTATTCGACTCGACATCAATCACCACGCCATTCAGCCGCAGGTCAGTTTTGGCAACCTGAAACTTATACGGCATCTGGGTCAGGAACTTTTGGATGGCGATATCTTTTTCAACTCCGATCACCGAGTCAAAGGGGCCGGTCATGCCCGCATCGGTTATATAAGCGGTACCTTTGGGAAGGATCGTGGCATCGGCAGTCTGGACATGGGTGTGGGTGCCGATTACCGCGCTGACTTCCCCGTCCAGGTACCAGCCCATAGCCTGTTTTTCCGAGGTGGCCTCAGCGTGAAAATCCACAATGATAGTAGTGCACTCCCGCTGTAACTCTGAAGTTTTGGACACGGCTGTCCGGAAAGGGCAATCCAGAGGAGCCATGTAAACCCGTCCGGAAAGGTTCAGTACCCCGACCTTCTCTCCATCCCCGGTTGTATAGACTTCGGCAGAGTGCCCCGGTGCTTTCGGATAATTGGCAGGCCGAAGCAGCCGCCTTTCGGTGGAAATAAAATCGAGGATATCCTTTTTATCCCAGATATGGTTCCCTGAGGTAAGAACATCGATTTTTTCCTCCAGGAGCTGCTGCGCGATCTGAGGGGTTATCCCCAGGCCGCCGGCTGCATTCTCACCATTGGCAATGCAAAAGTCGATCTTATAATCCCGTATTATTTCAGGGAGTAACCTGCGGACTACTGTCCGTCCACCCTGTCCGATAATATCACCGATAAAGAGTATTTTCATAGAGGCAGCGACCCGTTCCTGGTTGAATGATTTTGGGGGAAGAAAATAAAAAAATGGGAGCAGGAAAACGTGCTCCTCCTGCTCCCACAGATGAGCGTGTTATTTAGC
This window of the bacterium genome carries:
- a CDS encoding TIGR00282 family metallophosphoesterase, with the protein product MKILFIGDIIGQGGRTVVRRLLPEIIRDYKIDFCIANGENAAGGLGITPQIAQQLLEEKIDVLTSGNHIWDKKDILDFISTERRLLRPANYPKAPGHSAEVYTTGDGEKVGVLNLSGRVYMAPLDCPFRTAVSKTSELQRECTTIIVDFHAEATSEKQAMGWYLDGEVSAVIGTHTHVQTADATILPKGTAYITDAGMTGPFDSVIGVEKDIAIQKFLTQMPYKFQVAKTDLRLNGVVIDVESNTGLARNIQRLQISM